One region of Wyeomyia smithii strain HCP4-BCI-WySm-NY-G18 chromosome 3, ASM2978416v1, whole genome shotgun sequence genomic DNA includes:
- the LOC129727938 gene encoding protein pecanex isoform X1, with protein sequence MGSQTLEILRQGVLASLTGGWFYDVHQNVFCNAVHLYIWLFLLFLPFIIYMYFPTAAIVWSLYCVLIAIIIGFFKFLNMALHRMYDKARTMSETDLKKPVKSTRETSGENDTGIEMQILRTAEVVETPPVDMSSRTSVERHSDEISCANSAMSIDYQEQVASTIDLKVDVHRKNSSESSDSNGGGMATGSNRATGGAIFSKSNAHSSSVQTQSAEICSTATHKRSLSTPNQTKSSEMGEDSRPEVSRDKDAVDADEGAVGGETSKDGGKKSATLRRHQYKSKRKERFMNSQLQRQISLDSEKIGMGIDADGEASGGAQLQRHLSSEDQNNKSNTSLFHHHHHHHHLLALQNLDPDLYMDHNYTKSAVQLAVENIPGETTSKIYLLQQSTPMRRDSNSTMSALQLPTMAGNSFGAATGKNRRHSNVNASAAAGVRPLPRSLTSVRRIKSAALETCSPSSISNLAPTHPNSVEVIGGQTLRNPQHTVIPPPSKCLSRNPHLNLFPKVNGENSIGLMVLSSANANSSNVEPVYPIAEQADESTPVKNLADKVETFQLSSDSDNGCEDDDDNEDEEDEEEDDDDDEEEDDDEETIDRLQGAASEEEGVHTIHTYIHRHHHHHHQYSGPRSGAISRQASLQHSQQSNPPSQQISQTSQVGTETEQGDVDEQDTGSDLDQPAMQSTDSDTENNAGSRSPLLEPRNRPPLVIVEAKNPCIASSTVEAGIASLKFSKSSDKIKKPATLTIEDSPVKQQGFEENGGPSSSDWEQASASSKDLLITKERSNQLGMSEGIMKKSSSGVSNDATGGNIVSGQSKQSPEKWLEYTSYDAALNEDHSNEPDSQPKKENSKKEFDREKSATVPSEAAVTISRNLGAIPKTTNSSRFPSRRLSAEENYPSTSSKIYNRTLSQRLSAERIPENATAAPLITFLNYHPEVPIPSIYLPGNSSLSEQHTSSFTSFRRPNAFGSDRNYRQIQCRLRMSRSKHPVVSMEPNTMGSAGPSGPNGSIFRDDDNNNYSYCLDSMDNPTTSSSRSVGGSSSTFHDQTEVPLNLFVDEPERWVQLIERSTIEDAIKERIAMSHRGGAIGGSLAHTSGDNNCTSINSSGIDKAMAPTEYSLSSAQSAIDVVPRSMFGEPQIRPKRYYKLTINLLCLKEVSISMNRLQLLALFDRDTNYLQVCLAVVLCMLVSLLGAMVLYLKFYEDLYAFIFCFVIAGSQYSLLKSVQPDAASPIHGFNKTVTYSRPIYFCLCSSLLLTAHHILRDYQTGTDTVGPRAAFFGFQISIIDFLQYIQSILSVVILLFPFLFSLGLFPQINTFAMYFLEQIDMHIFGSNASCSLLSSFLSVVRSILACTLLFGPAYGGLSETGTQHVLFSMFCAFLITVSYHLSRCTSDFTYIWAVIKSSLIVHPDYDDNSKEDSKMSTDSDENKTSTDSGEHQRSSDEIHHKDVDEEANRESVKELDDPLPKKLQSTVTVRLKNDAVVCVVLSLVIFSLHCSTVFTVLQPDINYVLHTGACILGFLIHYIIPQLRKHLPWLCIAKPILKPKEFGQFEVQNLSKIMWFETMYVGLCFFERNILYPLIFLSALTADSGAIAQKFGLTLGTTFVVVSGLKCVRNAYSDVGSQYIILIFTVLFFRIDYKLSSETFLIDYFFVSILYRKISEFLLKLQFVVTYIAPWQITWGSAFHAFAQPFSVPHSAMLFLQTAISALLSTPLNPFLGSAIFLTSYVRPIKFWERDYNTRRIDHSNTRLSSQLERDLGADDNNLNSIFYEHLTRSLQHSLCGDLLMGRWGNVSQGDCFGKFHCSAEIYEVYLHVLSSTVLASDYLNCLVHIIELGNGLCTFQMRGLEFRGTYCQQREVEAISEEVEENIGCCCCTVGHLPRMLSANAMFTTRWLAWQVMASKYVLEGYSISDNSATATLQVFEFRKVLISYYVKSIIYYAIRSPKLSNWLQSQAIEEALEHTLDRQFVDLDPVFNHNLDDDYDFRSAGITRASFWNVYGEWIQFCCEKKRQQMQAALSEKNTPRKTTTSTAAGNTNSASGPTVATASNSTPNDSTTKAGDVAATNTAAAAKEPEAEQSSSSGNKQPTETESGSNGAATFSSATNCSATPGTSSQPFFNSGRDSLVTSLCMALALLARRTLATASHSSSSGVEFFLHGLHALFKGDFRITSTRDEWVFADMELLHGVVAPAVRMSLKLHQDHFLCPDEYDDYGALFNAIDYHTKELVISHEADPLWRSAVLRGTPNLLALRHVMDDGSDEYRVIRLSKRFLSFRVIKLNRECVRGLWAGQQQELIYLRNRNPERGSIQNAKQALRNIINSSCDQPIGYPIYVSPLTTSYAETNPQLCKIIGGEITLEKLQHLIINCWNRVRQRCREGCSSGSAIIDNEMGELQGVYPTPNNTLSGTAGTLSYGSQNMSLSGAANRGSLASINKPTSSTLLAGFLNRERDSERDTLRDRAGVTKRCNLSSNSKDRIDRALAASKRESFKETLASGSGLGSVNPGVAGSTSSGLKQQGSVESTSGNPRSVNSSSMNLNVPNSNAVSVAGGSSVMFTLAAPVEQYAIFTMDIDAMASEASSSERIDKNCLLKAKARGNEPEEQVPSQWINAPPTIGLNRKVIIVDAAQIYDCLDLGRRIDVIWPNEQLRSCGGRSSWKDWQPQEGMVGNVIHYWQPNHPDHHFRSNVNRTILLVKIGDHCVPVGEKGVKEYNTVGLPATDSSTKSATTLGTLNKQPSTETGSDSVGETCPNKPPETDKTLTHNDLQSTPKVGLCSDDGPDDDPKPSDPTIV encoded by the exons TACTTTCCCACCGCGGCAATAGTATGGAGTCTCTACTGTGTACTGATCGCAATCATCATCGGCTTCTTCAAATTCCTCAATATGGCCCTCCACCGGATGTACGATAAGGCGAGGACCATGTCTGAAACGGACCTGAAAAAGCCTGTGAAAAGTACACGAGAAACGTCCGG AGAAAACGATACCGGTATCGAGATGCAGATCCTTCGTACCGCTGAGGTAGTGGAAACACCTCCGGTTGATATGTCCTCGCGTACTTCCGTCGAGCGTCACAGCGATGAGATTAGCTGCGCCAACAGTGCTATGTCCATTGACTATCAAGAGCAGGTGGCCAGTACCATTGATCTAAAAGTAGACGTGCACAGAAAAAATAGTTCCGAATCCAGCGACAGCAATGGGGGTGGAATGGCAACCGGCAGTAACCGCGCTACAGGTGGAGCCATTTTTTCTAAATCAAATGCACATAGTTCTTCGGTTCAAACACAATCTGCGGAAATCTGCAGCACGGCAACGCACAAAAGATCCCTCAGTACGCCAAATCAAACGAAATCAAGCGAAATGGGAGAAGATTCTCGGCCCGAAGTGAGCCGTGATAAAGATGCAGTAGATGCTGACGAGGGCGCTGTTGGAGGAGAAACGTCGAAAGATGGTGGGAAAAAGAGTGCTACTTTGCGAAGGCATCAATACAAGTCTAAGCGAAAAGAGCGTTTCATGAACAGTCAGTTGCAGCGACAAATTTCGCTGGATTCGGAAAAAATAGGTATGGGTATTGACGCCGACGGGGAAGCATCAGGAGGAGCTCAGCTTCAAAGGCATCTCAGCTCGGAAGATCAGAACAACAAATCAAACACGTCACTGTttcatcatcaccatcaccaccaccacctaTTGGCACTGCAGAATCTTGACCCAGATCTCTACATGGATCATAATTATACAAAATCTGCAGTCCAACTGGCGGTTGAGAATATTCCTGGTGAAACAACGAGTAAAATCTACCTGCTGCAACAGTCAACTCCCATGCGTCGTGATTCGAATAGCACAATGTCTGCCCTACAACTGCCGACCATGGCAGGAAATTCCTTTGGAGCGGCCACTGGTAAAAATCGTCGTCATTCCAACGTCAATGCCAGTGCTGCAGCAGGTGTTCGTCCTTTACCAAGATCCTTAACGTCAGTGCGACGGATTAAAAGTGCTGCACTGGAGACGTGTAGCCCGTCTTCGATCTCGAATTTAGCACCCACCCATCCGAATAGCGTTGAAGTAATAGGAGGGCAGACGCTTCGAAACCCACAGCATACGGTCATTCCGCCACCTAGTAAATGTCTCTCTCGAAATCCCCATCTCAATTTGTTTCCGAAAGTTAACGGAGAAAATTCTATTGGCCTTATGGTGCTATCATCGGCGAATGCCAATTCGTCCAATGTGGAACCAGTTTACCCTATAGCTGAACAAGCCGACGAAAGTACACCAGTTAAGAATCTAGCGGACAAGGTAGAAACGTTTCAACTGAGTTCCGATTCCGATAATGGGTGTGAAGATGACGATGACAACGAAGACGAAGAAGATGAGGAGGAggatgatgatgacgacgagGAAGAAGACGACGATGAAGAAACTATCGATCGGCTTCAAGGAGCTGCTAGCGAAGAGGAAGGTGTTCACACCATTCACACATATATTCATCGACAtcaccatcaccatcatcaGTATTCTGGACCTCGTTCCGGTGCCATTAGCAGGCAAGCCTCGCTGCAACACTCTCAACAGTCGAATCCTCCATCGCAGCAAATATCACAGACATCACAGGTGGGCACAGAAACAGAACAGGGCGACGTCGACGAACAGGACACCGGGTCCGATCTCGATCAACCAGCCATGCAATCGACGGACTCCGATACCGAGAACAATGCGGGATCCAGATCTCCGCTGCTAGAGCCACGCAATCGACCTCCCTTAGTTATCGTTGAAGCGAAAAATCCTTGTATTGCATCCAGTACCGTAGAAGCTGGCATTGCTTCGCTAAAATTTTCGAAATCAAGTGATAAAATCAAGAAACCTGCTACACTTACCATTGAAGACTCACCCGTCAAGCAGCAGGGTTTTGAGGAAAACGGTGGCCCATCCTCGAGTGACTGGGAGCAAGCTAGTGCCAGTTCGAAAGATTTGCTGATCACGAAAGAGCGTTCGAACCAACTAGGTATGAGCGAAGGAATCATGAAGAAATCCAGCTCCGGCGTATCAAACGACGCAACAGGTGGCAATATAGTCAGCGGACAAAGCAAACAGTCCCCTGAGAAATGGTTGGAGTACACTAGCTATGACGCAGCTCTGAACGAAGACCACTCGAACGAGCCAGATTCACAAccgaaaaaagaaaacagtaaaaagGAATTTGACAGAGAAAAATCCGCTACTG TTCCATCCGAGGCAGCGGTTACTATCAGTCGAAATCTGGGCGCGATTCCCAAGACCACCAACTCTAGCAGGTTCCCCAGTCGTAGGCTCAGCGCAGAAGAAAACTATCCGAGCACCAGCAGTAAGATCTACAATCGGACGCTTTCGCAGCGACTGTCGGCGGAGCGGATTCCGGAGAATGCAACCGCTGCTCCGTTAATTACGTTCCTGAACTACCATCCGGAGGTACCCATACCTTCGATTTATCTGCCCGGTAACAGTTCTCTTTCGGAGCAGCACACGTCCAGTTTTACCTCCTTCCGGAGGCCTAATGCGTTTGGATCGGATCGAAATTATCGACAGATTCAGTGTCGACTGCGGATGTCCCGAAGCAAACATCCGGTTGTTTCTATGGAGCCGAACACCATGGGATCTGCTGGTCCAAGTGGACCGAATGGCAGTATATTTCGAGATGATGATAATAACAATTACAGCTATTGTCTAGATTCTATGGATAATCCCACAACGTCAAGCAGTCGGAGCGTAGGCGGATCCAGCTCTACGTTTCATGATCAAACAGAGGTGCCTTTGAATTTATTTGTAGATGAACCGGAGCGATGGGTACAGTTGATCGAGCGGTCAACTATCGAGGATGCCATCAAGGAGCGTATTGCGATGAGCCATCGTGGAGGCGCAATCGGAGGTAGTTTGGCTCATACGTCGGGAGACAATAACTGTACTTCGATCAACTCATCCGGGATCGATAAGGCAATGGCACCGACCGAGTATAGCCTGTCCAGTGCACAAAGTGCGATTGATGTCGTACCACGTTCGATGTTTGGCGAGCCACAAATACGGCCAAAGCGCTACTATAAGCTAACGATTAACCTACTGTGCCTAAAGGAAGTCAGCATTTCGATGAATCGTTTGCAGCTGTTGGCACTGTTCGACCGGGATACGAATTATCTCCAAGTGTGTCTTGCAGTCGTGCTTTGTATGCTTGTTTCACTGCTTGGTGCAATGGTGCTGTATCTGAAGTTTTACGAAGATTTGTATGCAtttatcttttgttttgttattgCCGGTAGCCAGTACTCGTTGCTGAAAAGCGTTCAACCGGATGCTGCCTCGCCGATCCACGGCTTCAACAAGACTGTTACCTACTCGAGGCCGATTTATTTTTGCCTGTGCTCCTCTTTGCTGCTGACTGCCCACCACATACTGAGAGATTATCAAACTGGAACGGACACCGTGGGCCCCAGGGCCGCTTTTTTCGGATTCCAAATATCGATCATTGATTTTCTCCAGTACATTCAAAGTATCTTGTCGGTAGTGATACTATTGTTTCCGTTCCTGTTTAGCTTGGGATTGTTTCCGCAAATCAATACATTCGCGATGTATTTCTTGGAGCAGATCGATATGCACATTTTTGGGAGCAATGCATCATGCAGCCTATTGTCATCATTTCTGTCGGTTGTACGATCTATTCTGGCATGCACTCTACTGTTCGGTCCAGCCTACGGTGGACTATCGGAAACAGGAACACAGCACGTGCTGTTTTCTATGTTTTGTGCGTTTCTAATAACCGTTTCCTATCACCTATCGCGGTGCACCAGCGATTTCACTTACATTTGGGCGGTTATAAAATCGAGCCTCATCGTTCATCCAGATTATGACGACAATAGCAAAGAGGACTCGAAAATGTCGACCGATTCTGATGAGAACAAAACGTCCACAGACAGTGGAGAACATCAACGTTCGAGTGACGAAATTCACCACAAAGATGTAGACGAGGAAGCTAATCGGGAATCTGTTAAAGAGCTTGACGATCCCTTGCCAAAGAAGCTACAATCCACGGTTACGGTTCGGCTTAAAAACGATGCTGTAGTTTGTGTCGTGTTATCGCTTGTTATCTTTAGCTTGCACTGCAGTACGGTTTTCACTGTTCTACAGCCAGACATTAACTACGTACTCCATACCGGCGCATGCATTCTCGGTTTCCTGATTCACTACATAATACCACAGCTGAGGAAACATCTGCCATGGCTGTGCATTGCGAAGCCAATACTTAAGCCAAAAGAGTTTGGCCAGTTTGAAGTGCAAAACCTTTCGAAAATTATGTGGTTCGAAACCATGTACGTAGGATTATGCTTCTTCGAGCGCAACATACTCTATCCGTTGATCTTCCTGAGCGCGCTGACGGCTGACTCGGGTGCGATCGCTCAAAAATTTGGACTAACACTGGGGACAACGTTCGTCGTTGTTAGTGGCTTGAAGT GTGTTCGCAATGCGTACTCGGATGTGGGTAGCCAATATATCATACTGATTTTCACCGTACTGTTCTTCCGGATCGACTACAAACTCTCTAGTGAAACCTTTCTGATCGACTACTTTTTCGTGTCGATTTTGTACCGAAAAATTAGTGAATTTTTGTTGAAg CTGCAATTTGTTGTCACCTATATAGCACCGTGGCAGATCACCTGGGGCTCGGCATTCCATGCTTTCGCACAACCATTTAGCGTACCACACTCCGCAATGCTTTTCCTGCAGACTGCCATCAGTGCACTTTTGTCAACTCCTTTGAATCCGTTTTTGG GAAGTGCCATATTCCTCACCTCATACGTTAGACCAATCAAATTCTGGGAACGCGACTATAATACCCGCCGAATCGACCATTCGAACACCAGGCTGAGTTCGCAGTTGGAACGCGATCTTGGCGCCGACGATAAcaatcttaacagcattttttacgAACATCTAACGCGGTCACTGCAGCATTCGCTTTGCGGTGACTTGTTGATGGGACGCTGGGGTAATGTTAGTCAGGGGGATTGTTTTGGTAAGTTTCACTGTTCAGCTGAAATTTATGAGGTCTACCTACATGTTTTGTCTTCTACAGTTCTAGCTTCGGATTACCTTAACTGTCTGGTGCACATAATTGAACTCGGTAATGGTCTCTGCACGTTTCAGATGCGAGGTCTAGAGTTCAGAGGAACCTACTGTCAGCAGCGCGAAGTAGAGGCTATTTCGGAGGAAGTTGAAGAAAATATCG GTTGCTGCTGCTGTACGGTGGGACATTTGCCGAGAATGTTGAGTGCGAATGCCATGTTTACTACCCGCTGGCTTGCCTGGCAGGTAATGGCATCTAAATACGTCTTAGAGGGGTACTCAATATCGGACAACTCTGCAACGGCTACGTTACAGGTGTTTGAGTTCAGGAAGGTTCTAATATCGTACTATGTGAAG AGCATAATCTATTACGCAATCCGTTCGCCGAAACTTTCCAACTGGTTGCAGTCACAAGCGATTGAGGAAGCACTGGAGCACACTTTGGATCGACAGTTTGTTGACTTGGATCCAGTGTTCAATCACAACCTGGACGACGACTACGACTTCCGATCGGCCGGAATAACGCGCGCAAGCTTTTGGAACGTGTACGGAGAGTGGATACAGTTTTGCTGCGAAAAGAAACGCCAGCAAATGCAGGCTGCATTAAGCGAGAAAAATACTCCGAGAAAGACCACAACTTCGACTGCGGCGGGCAACACTAATAGCGCTAGTGGACCCACTGTTGCAACTGCTTCTAATTCTACACCGAATGATAGTACAACGAAGGCAGGCGATGTTGCGGCTACGAATACAGCAGCGGCAGCTAAAGAACCAGAGGCAGAACAAAGTTCGAGTAGCGGAAACAAACAACCTACAGAGACGGAATCTGGTTCCAACGGGGCTGCCACTTTTAGTTCGGCTACCAACTGTAGTGCTACTCCAGGTACCTCTAGCCAACCGTTTTTTAATTCG GGTCGAGATTCTCTCGTTACCTCACTGTGCATGGCGTTAGCTTTACTAGCCCGCAGGACACTGGCCACGGCAAGCCACAGCTCATCGAGTGGAGTTGAGTTTTTTCTTCACGGATTGCATGCACTCTTCAAGGGCGATTTTCGTATAACATCAACCCGAGACGAGTGGGTATTTGCTGACATGGAACTTCTGCATGGAGTGGTAGCGCCAGCAGTACGAATGTCACTAAAGTTACACCAGGACCACTTTCTCTGCCCGGACGAATACGATGACTACGGAGCGCTTTTCAATGCGATCGACTATCACACCAAAGAGCTGGTCATTTCGCACGAGGCTGATCCGCTATGGCGGAGTGCAGTACTGAGAGGAACGCCCAATCTACTAGCCTTGCGCCACGTAATGGACGATGGATCGGATGAGTATCGAGTTATAAGACTGAGCAAGCGATTCCTTAGCTTTCGCGTGATTAAGCTAAATCGTGAGTGTGTTCGAGGCCTGTGGGCCGGACAGCAACAGGAGCTAATTTATCTCCGAAACCGAAACCCCGAGCGCGGTAGCATACAGAATGCAAAACAAGCACTTAGAAACATTATCAATTCGTCCTGCGATCAACCAATCGGTTATCCAATTTATGTGTCACCGCTGACAACGTCCTATGCGGAAACGAATCCGCAGCTCTGTAAGATTATCGGCGGAGAGATAACCTTAGAGAAGTTGCAGCATTTGATAATTAACTGTTGGAATCGAGTTCGACAACGGTGTCGCGAGGGTTGTAGCAGTGGAAGCGCAATAATAGACAACGAAATGGGAGAACTGCAGGGGGTTTATCCCACACCAAACAATACTCTTTCAGGCACTGCTGGAACGTTGTCCTACGGTAGTCAGAATATGTCTTTGTCGGGAGCAGCTAACCGAGGAAGCCTTGCTAGCATTAATAAGCCTACCAGTTCAACTTTACTGGCTGGTTTCTTGAACCGAGAACGGGACTCTGAGCGGGATACTTTGCGAGATCGAGCCGGTGTAACAAAAAGGTGTAATCTCAGCAGCAATAGCAAAGACCGAATTGATCGAGCTTTAGCTGCTAGTAAAAGGGAATCCTTCAAAGAAACTCTCGCTAGTGGTAGTGGTCTTGGTTCGGTTAACCCCGGAGTTGCAGGCAGTACCAGTTCCGGTCTTAAACAGCAGGGAAGTGTAGAATCAACATCCGGCAACCCAAGGAGCGTCAATTCATCATCGATGAATTTAAACGTACCGAACAGTAATGCCGTCAGCGTCGCCGGAGGTAGCTCTGTTATGTTCACTTTGGCCGCTCCTGTCGAGCAATATGCAATATTCACGATGGATATAGATGCGATGGCGTCGGAAGCTAGCAGCAGTGAGCGAATCGATAAGAATTGCTTATTGAAGGCGAAAGCTCGCGGTAACGAGCCAGAAGAACAAGTGCCATCACAGTGGATCAATGCACCACCGACGATTGGGTTGAACAGAAAGGTCATCATCGTCGATGCTGCTCAG ATCTACGACTGCCTTGATTTGGGTCGGCGCATAGACGTCATTTGGCCAAACGAGCAGCTGCGAAGCTGCGGCGGTCGCTCGTCCTGGAAGGACTGGCAGCCACAGGAGGGAATGGTTGGCAACGTTATCCATTACTGGCAACCGAACCATCCAGATCATCACTTTCGTTCGAACGTGAACCGTACTATACTGTTGGTGAAGATTGGCGACCATTGTGTACCGGTAGGGGAGAAAGGTGTCAAGGAATACAACACGGTTGGTTTGCCAGCTACCGATTCGTCAACGAAGTCAGCTACTACCCTCGGAACTTTAAACAAACAGCCATCAACCGAAACGGGAAGCGATTCGGTGGGTGAAACTTGCCCGAACAAACCGCCTGAAACAGATAAAACATTGACACACAATGACTTACAATCTACACCAAAGGTAGGCTTGTGCAGTGACGACGGTCCTGATGACGATCCGAAACCGTCTGATCCAACAATTGTTTAG